The Bradyrhizobium ottawaense genome window below encodes:
- a CDS encoding enoyl-CoA hydratase/isomerase family protein: MTDYVKIEKGLGPEGRIAVVRFDRGDGINALSPEAMRQLTAAARSFEDDAATSVVVLTGSSGAFSAGFDLKDAEGRSRKEMDLGTLRRHLKLGPRLTHAWQEMEQITIAAIEGFCVGGGVALAVALDFRIMGRDAHLRVPEIGLGMNMSWQSIPRMLHLMGPARTKQAVILADERISADEAHEWRLVEQVVDPGHAFDAAMDLARKVAAQPPLSVAMTKLTVNRLAHALDDLASHMDVDQFALASLSEDHKEGVEAFLGRRKPRFKGR; encoded by the coding sequence GTGACGGACTACGTGAAGATCGAAAAGGGCCTCGGACCCGAGGGACGGATTGCGGTGGTGCGTTTCGATCGGGGCGACGGCATCAACGCCCTGTCACCCGAGGCAATGCGGCAGCTGACCGCCGCGGCGCGCAGCTTCGAGGACGATGCCGCGACGTCGGTCGTCGTATTGACCGGCAGCTCGGGCGCGTTCAGCGCCGGCTTCGACCTCAAGGACGCCGAAGGGCGCTCGCGCAAGGAGATGGACCTCGGCACGCTGCGGCGGCACCTCAAGCTCGGACCGCGCCTAACGCACGCCTGGCAAGAGATGGAGCAGATCACGATCGCGGCGATCGAGGGTTTTTGTGTCGGCGGCGGCGTGGCCCTCGCCGTGGCGCTCGACTTCCGCATCATGGGCCGCGATGCACATCTGCGCGTGCCCGAAATCGGCCTCGGCATGAACATGAGCTGGCAGAGCATCCCGCGCATGCTGCACCTGATGGGGCCGGCCCGTACCAAGCAGGCGGTGATCCTGGCTGATGAGCGCATCTCAGCGGATGAGGCCCATGAATGGCGCCTGGTGGAGCAGGTGGTCGATCCCGGCCATGCCTTCGATGCCGCCATGGATCTTGCGCGCAAGGTCGCCGCGCAGCCACCGCTCTCGGTCGCGATGACCAAGCTGACCGTCAACCGGCTCGCGCATGCGCTGGACGATCTCGCCAGCCACATGGACGTCGACCAGTTCGCGCTCGCCAGCCTCAGCGAGGATCACAAGGAGGGCGTCGAGGCGTTCCTGGGCCGCCGCAAGCCACGCTTCAAGGGGCGATAG
- a CDS encoding MetQ/NlpA family ABC transporter substrate-binding protein: protein MRFLATLAAAALLATTVHAETIRVGVTAGPHAEIIDVVKKVGAERGLDIKVVEFTDYVIPNQALALKDLEANSFQHEPYLKNQISKTGWKIVKVANTIGSPQGVYSQKYKTLADLPEGARVAIANDPSNGARGLMILALHGVIKLKDPNNVASTIADITDNPKKLRFVELDAAQLPRALQDVDVVSINNNYAVQAGLNPATDAIARENPDGPWVNILAVREEDKDKPWVKPLIEAYHSAPVKEFLEKRFKGTYLPTW, encoded by the coding sequence ATGCGCTTTCTCGCAACCCTTGCGGCTGCAGCCTTGCTTGCGACCACGGTCCATGCCGAAACCATCCGCGTCGGCGTCACCGCCGGTCCCCATGCCGAGATCATCGACGTCGTGAAGAAGGTCGGCGCCGAGCGCGGCCTCGACATCAAGGTGGTCGAGTTCACGGACTATGTGATCCCGAACCAGGCGCTGGCCCTGAAGGATCTCGAGGCCAATTCGTTCCAGCACGAGCCGTATCTGAAGAACCAGATCTCCAAGACCGGCTGGAAGATCGTCAAGGTCGCCAACACGATCGGCTCGCCGCAGGGCGTCTATTCGCAGAAATACAAGACGCTCGCCGACCTGCCGGAAGGTGCCCGTGTCGCGATCGCCAACGATCCCTCCAACGGCGCGCGCGGCCTGATGATCTTGGCGCTGCACGGCGTGATCAAGCTGAAGGACCCGAACAACGTCGCCTCGACCATCGCTGATATCACCGACAACCCGAAGAAGCTGCGCTTCGTCGAGCTCGATGCCGCCCAGCTGCCGCGCGCGCTGCAGGACGTCGACGTCGTCTCCATCAACAACAATTACGCGGTGCAGGCCGGCCTCAATCCGGCGACCGACGCGATCGCCCGCGAGAATCCCGACGGCCCCTGGGTCAACATCCTCGCCGTTCGCGAAGAGGACAAGGACAAGCCCTGGGTGAAGCCGCTGATCGAGGCCTATCACTCCGCGCCGGTGAAGGAGTTTTTGGAGAAGCGCTTCAAGGGCACCTATCTGCCGACCTGGTAA
- a CDS encoding serine hydrolase domain-containing protein, with protein MRPTEIMRGSPPAPEAQVTRANWRSFPAIRWGFTHTREVLPTAEIRRSAQPTLMRSAPRELAKLGLTAPDGQATTIEATLRETFADTLLVMHRGTLIHEWYGDGMGVTTPHLICSISKAIAGTLGGVLAARGLLDPEARVVRYVPELETSVYAGCTVRNLLDMAVAIKFEEDYEDPAGDVARYRFSSGWDVPPPGAEAGHQRAYLTTLRGTGKPHGKVFHYVSPNTEVLGWVYERACGMPYHRILSEYLWQPLGAEEDGSLTLDSHGMGRIAGGISVTARDLIRFGEMIRCRGVVEGRQVVPGWWIDDIRENGDPKAWADGDLAEFFPGARYRSKWFTIDPSRNALTAIGIHGQHLYVDLDSDTVIVKLATQPKAMDVPIDQRWFAAFSAITAHLA; from the coding sequence ATGCGACCGACCGAGATCATGCGCGGCAGCCCGCCCGCGCCCGAGGCGCAGGTGACGCGCGCCAATTGGCGCAGCTTTCCCGCGATCCGCTGGGGCTTTACCCACACCCGCGAAGTGCTGCCGACCGCAGAAATCCGCCGCTCGGCCCAGCCGACGCTGATGCGAAGCGCGCCGCGCGAACTGGCAAAACTCGGCCTCACCGCGCCTGATGGCCAAGCGACCACGATCGAAGCCACGCTCCGCGAGACCTTTGCCGATACGCTCCTCGTCATGCACCGGGGCACGCTGATCCACGAATGGTACGGCGATGGCATGGGCGTGACCACACCGCATCTGATCTGCTCGATCAGCAAGGCGATCGCCGGCACGCTCGGCGGCGTGCTCGCCGCGCGCGGGCTGCTCGATCCCGAGGCGAGGGTGGTGCGCTACGTGCCGGAGCTGGAGACGTCGGTCTACGCCGGCTGCACTGTCCGCAACCTGCTCGATATGGCCGTCGCCATCAAGTTCGAGGAGGATTACGAGGACCCCGCCGGCGACGTTGCGCGCTATCGGTTCTCCTCGGGCTGGGACGTGCCGCCGCCGGGCGCCGAGGCAGGCCACCAGCGCGCCTATCTCACGACCTTGCGCGGCACCGGCAAGCCGCACGGCAAGGTGTTCCACTACGTCTCGCCCAATACCGAGGTGCTCGGCTGGGTCTATGAGCGTGCCTGCGGCATGCCCTATCATCGCATCCTCTCCGAATATCTCTGGCAGCCCCTGGGCGCGGAGGAGGACGGCTCGCTCACGCTCGACAGCCACGGCATGGGCCGCATCGCCGGCGGCATCTCCGTCACCGCGCGTGACCTCATCCGTTTCGGCGAGATGATCCGCTGCCGCGGCGTGGTCGAGGGGCGGCAGGTGGTGCCGGGCTGGTGGATCGACGACATCCGCGAGAACGGCGATCCCAAGGCCTGGGCCGACGGCGACCTCGCCGAGTTCTTCCCGGGCGCGCGCTACCGCAGCAAATGGTTCACGATCGATCCGTCGCGCAACGCGCTGACCGCGATCGGCATTCATGGCCAGCACCTCTATGTCGACCTCGACTCGGACACCGTCATCGTCAAGCTCGCGACACAGCCCAAGGCGATGGACGTGCCGATCGACCAGCGCTGGTTTGCCGCCTTCAGCGCCATCACCGCGCATCTCGCCTGA
- a CDS encoding methionine ABC transporter permease, with product MSPELINLIIQATFESLYMVGIAALLGTVFGLPLGVFLATSRKGELFAAPLVNRVLGIVVNATRSTPFIILVVAIIPFTRLVAGTSIGSTAAIVPLTIASAPFIARLVEAAIREVDGGLIETASSFGASPLQIVFKVLIPEALPGLLLALTLAVVSLLGYSAMVGAVGGGGLGDLGIRYGYQRFMPEMMLAVVVVLIALVQLVQSAGDYLARRVNRRLRHH from the coding sequence ATGTCGCCTGAACTCATCAATTTGATCATCCAGGCTACCTTCGAGAGCCTGTACATGGTCGGCATCGCGGCGCTGCTCGGCACCGTCTTCGGCCTGCCGCTCGGCGTCTTCCTCGCGACCAGCCGGAAAGGCGAGCTGTTCGCGGCCCCACTCGTCAACCGCGTGCTCGGCATCGTCGTCAATGCGACGCGTTCGACGCCGTTCATCATCCTGGTCGTGGCCATCATCCCGTTCACCCGGCTTGTCGCGGGCACCTCGATCGGTTCGACCGCCGCAATCGTGCCGCTGACGATCGCGTCGGCGCCGTTCATCGCGCGTCTGGTCGAAGCTGCGATTCGCGAGGTCGATGGCGGCCTGATCGAGACGGCGTCCTCGTTCGGCGCCTCGCCGCTTCAGATCGTGTTCAAGGTGCTGATCCCCGAGGCGCTGCCGGGCCTGTTGCTGGCGCTGACGCTCGCAGTGGTCAGCCTGCTCGGCTACTCCGCGATGGTCGGTGCGGTCGGCGGCGGCGGCCTCGGTGATCTCGGCATCCGCTACGGCTATCAGCGCTTCATGCCGGAGATGATGCTGGCCGTCGTCGTCGTGCTGATCGCGCTGGTGCAGCTCGTCCAGAGCGCCGGCGATTATCTGGCACGTCGGGTCAACCGCCGGCTGCGGCATCACTGA
- a CDS encoding helix-turn-helix domain-containing protein, producing the protein MPLGATLPTLDSAAGLFQASSTDVDEHCASLGRWRLSYDQISAGAFRGSFTQLSLPQLDVFREITSQQVRQYGQLGADSFGIGLPWHSDGEVNCNGASVAGAQVIACIDAEVDMCTPKSFELRGVVASAALIEELAARLDIELPRAVWHQLRVIEMAQAPVARLRAHLAAIHETISTAPERFDDPAVGQALEDGLLVEIMDMLPTARPSDPGRSAAARKRTVDRARALMHGSGDRSLSLLQVCKAVGASPRKLGYCFQEVLGTSPMHYWRAMRLNRVRRDLKRAGGTDASVYDVAVQHGFWHFSQFSLDYKRHFSEKPSETLRRARLAA; encoded by the coding sequence ATGCCCTTAGGCGCAACTCTTCCGACTCTGGACTCGGCTGCCGGCCTGTTTCAGGCCAGCAGCACCGATGTCGACGAGCATTGCGCTTCGCTTGGTCGCTGGCGGCTCAGCTACGACCAGATCAGCGCCGGAGCCTTCAGGGGCAGCTTCACCCAACTCTCCCTGCCCCAGCTCGACGTCTTCCGCGAGATCACCAGCCAGCAGGTCCGCCAATACGGCCAGCTGGGGGCCGACAGCTTCGGCATCGGTCTGCCCTGGCACAGTGACGGCGAGGTCAATTGCAACGGCGCCAGCGTTGCAGGTGCCCAGGTCATCGCCTGCATCGACGCCGAGGTCGATATGTGCACGCCGAAATCATTCGAGCTGCGCGGTGTTGTCGCCAGCGCGGCGCTGATCGAGGAGCTTGCGGCCCGGCTCGATATCGAGCTGCCGCGCGCAGTCTGGCACCAGTTGCGGGTGATCGAGATGGCGCAGGCACCGGTCGCGCGATTGCGCGCTCACCTTGCCGCGATCCACGAGACCATCTCGACTGCCCCCGAGCGGTTCGACGATCCGGCCGTCGGGCAGGCGCTGGAAGACGGCCTTCTCGTCGAGATCATGGACATGCTGCCGACCGCACGCCCCAGCGATCCCGGCCGCAGCGCCGCGGCGCGCAAGCGCACCGTCGATCGTGCGCGGGCGCTGATGCATGGCAGCGGCGATCGCTCGCTCTCGCTGCTGCAGGTCTGCAAGGCGGTCGGCGCCAGCCCGCGCAAGCTCGGCTATTGCTTCCAGGAGGTTTTGGGAACGAGCCCGATGCACTACTGGCGAGCAATGCGGCTGAACCGCGTGCGGCGCGATCTGAAACGCGCCGGCGGAACCGATGCCTCGGTCTACGACGTCGCCGTGCAGCACGGCTTCTGGCACTTCAGCCAGTTCTCGCTCGACTACAAGCGCCACTTCTCCGAAAAGCCCTCGGAGACGCTGCGACGCGCCAGGTTGGCGGCCTGA
- a CDS encoding methionine ABC transporter ATP-binding protein: MKAVSMNAHQSLAVGQPIAPPEAISPATAEPDAMVRFAGISKTYPAYRGKPGVNALQDIDFAIPRGSITGVIGRSGAGKSSLVRLINGLEKPTTGRVVVDGRDISALAGRELRLAQRSIGMIFQHFNLLSSRTAADNIALPLEIAGWSKADIKARVTELLALVGIADKHDRYPSELSGGQKQRVGIARALATRPSVLLSDEATSALDPQTTRAILDLLANINRELGVTIVLITHEMSVVRQLAKEVVVLDAGHVVESGHVADIFTHPKHPITQSFLAEVIGDSLPVSLASRIVAEPPVGGQAVIRVQVRGAGAGDTVVARLARELGLDVALLSARIDEIGGQHVGSLVLGIPGREDAQARVLAWLSQYQFPAEHLGYVA, from the coding sequence ATGAAGGCCGTCTCCATGAACGCTCACCAATCGCTCGCCGTCGGACAGCCGATTGCGCCGCCTGAAGCGATTTCACCTGCCACAGCCGAGCCGGACGCGATGGTTCGCTTCGCCGGCATCTCGAAAACCTATCCGGCCTATCGCGGCAAGCCCGGCGTCAACGCGCTGCAAGATATCGATTTCGCAATCCCGCGCGGTTCCATCACCGGCGTGATCGGCCGCTCCGGCGCCGGCAAGTCGAGCCTGGTGCGGCTCATCAACGGGCTGGAGAAGCCGACCACGGGACGCGTCGTCGTCGACGGCCGCGACATCTCGGCGCTGGCGGGCCGCGAGCTGCGGCTGGCGCAGCGCTCGATCGGCATGATCTTCCAGCACTTCAACCTGCTGTCGTCGCGCACCGCCGCCGACAACATCGCGCTGCCGCTCGAGATCGCCGGCTGGTCCAAGGCCGACATCAAGGCCCGCGTCACCGAACTGCTCGCGCTCGTCGGCATCGCCGACAAGCACGACCGTTATCCCTCGGAGCTCTCCGGCGGCCAGAAGCAGCGCGTCGGCATTGCCCGCGCGCTGGCGACGCGGCCGAGCGTGCTCTTGTCGGACGAGGCGACGTCCGCGCTCGATCCGCAGACGACACGCGCGATCCTCGATCTGCTCGCCAACATCAACCGCGAGCTGGGCGTGACCATCGTGCTGATCACCCACGAAATGTCCGTGGTACGCCAGCTCGCCAAGGAAGTGGTCGTGCTCGACGCTGGCCACGTGGTCGAGAGCGGCCATGTCGCCGACATCTTCACCCATCCAAAACATCCGATCACGCAGTCCTTCCTCGCGGAGGTCATCGGCGACAGCCTGCCGGTCTCGCTGGCGAGCCGGATCGTGGCGGAGCCGCCTGTTGGCGGGCAGGCCGTGATCCGCGTCCAGGTCCGCGGGGCAGGGGCCGGCGACACCGTGGTGGCGCGGCTCGCCCGCGAGCTCGGCCTCGACGTCGCGCTGCTGTCGGCGCGCATCGACGAGATAGGCGGCCAGCATGTCGGCTCGCTCGTTCTCGGCATTCCCGGCCGCGAGGACGCGCAGGCGCGGGTCCTTGCCTGGTTGTCTCAATATCAATTCCCGGCGGAGCATCTCGGCTATGTCGCCTGA
- the nthB gene encoding nitrile hydratase subunit beta has translation MNGVHDMGGMDGFGKVEPEPNEPVFHAEWESRVLAMVRAMGAAGAFNIDTSRFYREMIPPHVYLSSSYYKKWFLGLEEMLIEKGYLTREEVAAGHAMQPAKALKHGKLKVEGVERTMVRGKFARPAPAPAKFNIGDRVRARNIHPATHTRLPRYVRGHVGVVELNHGCHVFPDSAAMELGENPQWLYTVVFEGRDLWGEDGDPTLKVSIDAFEPYLDPAQ, from the coding sequence ATGAACGGCGTGCACGACATGGGCGGCATGGACGGGTTCGGCAAGGTCGAACCCGAGCCCAACGAGCCGGTGTTCCATGCGGAATGGGAATCCCGCGTGCTGGCGATGGTGCGTGCAATGGGCGCGGCCGGCGCCTTCAACATCGACACCTCGCGCTTCTATCGCGAGATGATCCCGCCGCACGTGTATCTGTCGAGCTCCTATTACAAGAAATGGTTTCTCGGGCTCGAGGAGATGCTGATCGAGAAGGGCTACCTCACCCGCGAGGAAGTCGCCGCCGGCCACGCGATGCAGCCTGCCAAGGCCCTCAAGCACGGCAAGCTGAAGGTCGAAGGCGTCGAGCGCACCATGGTGCGCGGCAAGTTCGCCCGCCCTGCCCCCGCGCCCGCCAAGTTCAACATTGGCGATCGCGTGCGCGCCAGGAACATCCATCCGGCCACGCATACGCGGCTGCCGCGCTATGTGCGCGGCCATGTCGGCGTGGTCGAATTGAACCACGGCTGCCACGTGTTTCCGGATTCAGCGGCGATGGAGCTCGGCGAGAACCCGCAGTGGCTTTACACGGTGGTGTTCGAAGGCCGTGATCTCTGGGGCGAGGATGGTGATCCCACCCTGAAGGTCTCGATCGACGCGTTCGAGCCGTATCTGGACCCGGCGCAATGA
- a CDS encoding primary-amine oxidase, translating to MLDTVKAKSQPETATPHPLDPLTAEEITAACTLVRADVTSPENCRFPTVRLEEPTKHELAAGGVGRRAFALTLDVTTGEAIEHIVDLGRGEIVGRKVVPNREAPYGQPPVMLEEFFKCEAVVKADPGWRAAMARRGLSDKDIELIQVDPFSSGFFDKEFERGARIVRAVSYFREHLQDNGYAHPIEGVVAVVDLIGGKVIDLTDEDPIVPIPRKKRNYGAHEMTNLRTDIRPLHIEQPEGASFRVDGWKVDWQKWSFRIGFTPREGLVLHQLAYQDGARKRSLIHRASVTEMVVPYADPTANHFWKSAFDAGEYGLGMLANALELGCDCLGNIRYFDVPAADSKGEPFVMQNAICMHEEDYGIAWKHYEFRNGLFEVRRSRRLVISFFATVGNYDYGFYWYLYQDGTIQLETKLTGIIQTAAVPSGETYKWGGMVDDNLGGPTHQHFFNVRLHMDLDGGGNTVTEHDFVPRPWGDDNPHGNVFDTTTRVLSREHDAAGIANGQTGRFWKISNPNETNSVGNAPAYKLVVNPSPLMLAQEGSYVRKRGGFATKHVWVTAFDPAEKYASGDYPNVHAGGDGLPRYAAKDRNIENADIVVWHSFGHTHVCKPEDFPIMPVEYAGFLLKPTGFFAANAAGDIPPDRNSRSVLATASNTADESCCRAGKS from the coding sequence ATGCTCGATACCGTCAAGGCCAAATCGCAACCAGAGACCGCGACGCCGCATCCGCTTGATCCGCTGACGGCCGAGGAGATCACCGCCGCCTGCACGCTGGTGCGCGCCGACGTGACCTCACCCGAGAACTGCCGCTTCCCGACGGTCCGGTTGGAGGAGCCGACCAAGCATGAGCTGGCTGCAGGCGGCGTAGGGCGCCGCGCCTTCGCGTTGACGCTCGACGTCACCACGGGCGAGGCCATCGAGCATATCGTCGATCTCGGACGTGGCGAGATCGTCGGCCGCAAGGTCGTCCCGAACCGCGAGGCGCCCTACGGGCAGCCGCCGGTGATGCTGGAAGAGTTCTTCAAGTGCGAGGCCGTGGTGAAGGCCGATCCCGGATGGCGCGCGGCGATGGCGCGGCGCGGGCTCTCGGACAAGGACATCGAGCTGATCCAGGTCGATCCGTTCTCGTCGGGTTTCTTCGACAAGGAGTTCGAGCGCGGCGCCCGTATCGTGCGTGCCGTCAGCTATTTTCGCGAGCACCTCCAGGATAACGGCTATGCGCACCCGATCGAAGGCGTGGTCGCTGTCGTCGACCTGATCGGCGGCAAGGTCATCGACCTCACGGATGAGGATCCGATCGTGCCGATTCCGCGCAAGAAGCGGAACTACGGCGCGCATGAGATGACCAATCTGCGCACCGACATCAGGCCGCTGCACATCGAGCAACCCGAGGGCGCGAGCTTTCGCGTCGATGGCTGGAAGGTCGACTGGCAGAAATGGAGCTTTCGCATCGGCTTCACGCCGCGCGAGGGCCTCGTGCTGCATCAGCTCGCCTACCAGGACGGCGCGCGCAAGCGCTCCCTGATCCATCGCGCCAGCGTCACCGAGATGGTGGTGCCTTACGCCGATCCGACCGCTAACCATTTCTGGAAGTCGGCGTTCGATGCCGGCGAATACGGCCTCGGCATGCTTGCGAACGCGCTCGAGCTGGGCTGCGACTGTCTCGGCAACATCCGCTATTTCGACGTACCGGCGGCGGACAGCAAGGGCGAGCCCTTCGTCATGCAGAACGCCATCTGCATGCACGAGGAAGACTATGGGATCGCCTGGAAACACTATGAGTTCCGCAACGGCCTGTTCGAGGTCCGCCGCTCGCGGCGGCTCGTGATCTCGTTCTTCGCCACCGTCGGCAATTACGATTACGGCTTCTACTGGTATCTCTACCAGGACGGCACGATCCAGCTGGAGACCAAGCTCACCGGCATCATCCAGACCGCCGCGGTGCCATCAGGCGAGACGTACAAATGGGGCGGCATGGTTGACGACAATCTGGGCGGACCGACGCACCAGCACTTCTTCAACGTCCGCCTGCACATGGATCTCGACGGCGGCGGCAACACCGTCACCGAGCACGATTTCGTGCCGCGGCCCTGGGGTGACGACAATCCGCACGGCAATGTCTTCGACACCACGACGCGGGTGCTGTCGCGCGAGCATGACGCGGCGGGCATCGCCAATGGCCAAACCGGCCGGTTCTGGAAGATCAGCAATCCCAACGAGACCAACTCGGTCGGCAATGCTCCGGCCTACAAGCTCGTCGTCAATCCGAGCCCGCTGATGCTGGCGCAGGAGGGCAGTTACGTGCGCAAGCGCGGCGGCTTCGCCACCAAGCATGTCTGGGTGACTGCATTCGATCCGGCCGAGAAATACGCAAGCGGCGATTATCCCAACGTCCATGCCGGCGGCGATGGCCTGCCGCGTTATGCCGCGAAGGACCGCAACATCGAGAATGCCGATATCGTGGTGTGGCACTCTTTCGGCCACACCCATGTCTGCAAGCCCGAGGACTTTCCGATCATGCCGGTGGAATATGCCGGCTTCCTGCTGAAGCCGACCGGCTTTTTCGCCGCCAATGCGGCCGGCGACATCCCGCCGGACCGCAACAGCCGCAGCGTGCTCGCAACCGCGAGCAACACTGCCGACGAATCCTGTTGCCGCGCCGGCAAGTCATAG
- a CDS encoding DASS family sodium-coupled anion symporter, which yields MTASSQAPEAKGFRWKLVAPLVVWLVIYLWPVPAGLNVNQWHYFAVFAAVITGLILESMPVGAVGFIGLTVAGVAGYIDPDPGKSLRWMLAGFAESTVWLIVGAFVFSIGYRKSQLGRRIALVLVQRLGRNTLGLGYAVAMSDFLLAPATPSNTARSGGIVYPIISNIPRIYGSEPGPTAGRIGTYVMWTAFAATAVTSSLFFTALAPNAAALAIAKKTAGVEVSWGQWFLGFAPLGILLMVLVPLLSYLVCRPEVKRSPEITEWAAKELAGMGPMSRNEWIMLGLIVLAMFLWIAGSSPDIHVPVLGSNFVNATTVVFIVISLMLVTGVIEFADIVSEKSAWEVFFYFTSLLTLASGLNEIGFIKWFATEYAKPLAGLSPSTAMLLLVALFFWIHYFFSSITSHAAAVLPVVLAVGSGIPGLPVTTLAMLCMYSLGLMGVISPYATGPAPMYFGSGYIGKGQFWGFGLLFGLLYFAGLLLIVLPWLQMG from the coding sequence ATGACTGCTAGCTCGCAGGCGCCAGAGGCGAAAGGGTTTCGCTGGAAACTGGTCGCGCCGCTCGTGGTGTGGCTGGTGATCTATCTGTGGCCGGTGCCTGCAGGGCTCAACGTCAATCAGTGGCACTATTTCGCCGTGTTCGCGGCCGTCATCACTGGGCTCATCCTGGAATCGATGCCGGTCGGCGCGGTCGGCTTCATCGGCCTCACGGTCGCGGGCGTTGCCGGCTATATCGATCCCGATCCCGGCAAGTCGCTGCGCTGGATGCTGGCGGGCTTTGCCGAGAGCACGGTCTGGCTCATCGTCGGCGCCTTCGTGTTCTCGATCGGCTATCGCAAGAGCCAGCTCGGCCGGCGCATTGCATTGGTGCTGGTGCAGCGCCTTGGCCGCAACACGCTCGGCCTTGGCTATGCCGTGGCGATGTCCGACTTCCTGCTCGCGCCGGCGACGCCGTCGAACACCGCGCGCAGCGGCGGCATCGTCTATCCCATCATCAGCAACATCCCGCGCATCTATGGCTCCGAGCCGGGGCCGACCGCCGGCAGGATCGGCACCTATGTGATGTGGACGGCCTTTGCCGCGACCGCCGTCACCAGCTCGCTGTTCTTCACCGCGCTTGCGCCCAACGCGGCGGCACTGGCGATCGCCAAGAAGACCGCCGGGGTCGAGGTCAGCTGGGGCCAGTGGTTTCTCGGCTTCGCGCCGCTCGGCATCCTGCTGATGGTCCTCGTGCCGCTGCTCAGCTATTTGGTCTGCCGTCCCGAGGTGAAGCGCAGCCCGGAAATCACCGAATGGGCGGCGAAGGAACTCGCCGGGATGGGCCCGATGTCGCGCAACGAGTGGATCATGCTCGGCCTGATCGTGCTCGCGATGTTCCTGTGGATCGCGGGCTCCAGCCCGGACATCCACGTGCCCGTGCTCGGCTCGAACTTCGTCAATGCCACCACCGTCGTGTTCATCGTGATCTCCCTGATGCTGGTGACCGGTGTGATCGAGTTTGCCGACATCGTCAGCGAGAAGAGTGCCTGGGAGGTGTTCTTCTATTTCACCTCGCTGCTGACGCTGGCCTCCGGCCTCAACGAGATCGGCTTCATCAAATGGTTCGCGACCGAATACGCAAAGCCGCTCGCCGGGCTATCGCCGTCGACCGCGATGCTGCTGCTGGTCGCGCTGTTCTTCTGGATCCACTATTTCTTCTCGAGCATCACCTCGCATGCCGCCGCCGTGCTGCCCGTCGTGCTCGCGGTCGGATCGGGCATTCCCGGTCTGCCGGTCACGACCCTCGCCATGCTCTGCATGTACTCGCTCGGCCTGATGGGCGTGATCTCGCCTTACGCGACGGGGCCGGCGCCGATGTATTTCGGCAGCGGCTATATCGGAAAGGGCCAGTTCTGGGGTTTTGGCCTGCTCTTCGGGCTGCTCTATTTCGCAGGTCTTCTGCTGATCGTGCTGCCCTGGTTGCAGATGGGATGA
- the nthA gene encoding nitrile hydratase subunit alpha has translation MSHDHDHHHHHDHDHSELSETELRVRALETILTEKGYVEPAALDAIIQAYETKIGPHNGARVVAKAWTDPAFKKALLEDGSKAIGTLGHVSRVGDHLVVVENTPARHNMVVCTLCSCYPWEMLGLPPVWYKAAPYRSRAVKDPRGVLADFDVTLPKEIEIRVWDSTAETRFLVLPMRPEGTEGWSEEQLAELVTRDSMIGTGFPRQPGAPS, from the coding sequence ATGAGCCATGATCACGACCATCACCACCACCACGATCACGACCATTCCGAGCTGTCGGAGACCGAGCTGCGCGTGCGCGCGCTCGAGACGATCCTGACCGAAAAAGGCTATGTCGAGCCCGCCGCGCTCGACGCCATCATCCAGGCCTATGAGACCAAGATCGGCCCGCACAACGGCGCACGCGTCGTCGCCAAGGCCTGGACCGATCCGGCGTTCAAAAAGGCGCTGCTCGAGGATGGCTCCAAGGCGATCGGCACGCTCGGCCATGTCAGCCGCGTCGGCGACCATCTCGTCGTGGTCGAGAACACGCCTGCGCGCCACAACATGGTCGTGTGCACGCTGTGCTCCTGCTACCCCTGGGAAATGCTGGGGCTGCCGCCGGTCTGGTACAAGGCGGCGCCCTATCGCTCCCGCGCCGTGAAGGATCCGCGCGGCGTGCTCGCCGACTTCGACGTCACCCTGCCGAAGGAGATCGAGATCCGGGTGTGGGATTCCACCGCCGAGACGCGCTTTCTGGTGCTGCCGATGCGCCCCGAAGGTACCGAGGGCTGGAGCGAGGAACAGCTCGCCGAGCTCGTCACGCGCGATTCCATGATCGGCACCGGCTTCCCGCGACAGCCCGGAGCGCCGTCATGA